Proteins from a single region of Hordeum vulgare subsp. vulgare chromosome 6H, MorexV3_pseudomolecules_assembly, whole genome shotgun sequence:
- the LOC123403790 gene encoding transcription termination factor MTERF5, chloroplastic-like, which yields MTSLQAAPRISLHLTPSEHLGRLLPPWRLVLSPFSSCGLYTLISRQHLICNAQSYADDLLVASAQSSTTARSRLLAAEREEAKAVLSLFLRQKGLRSAVAARIANKSDGFIEHLSSKLQSAYRSRYAEGRELSTPEIRDAILPYLEALSKEHGDNLVEVVENFPDPFSAERESLSYTMILTPTSSNKQKAIARVSTPTSGGALPELVLYLLDYGMDHEEIKNVVRKFPAFAYYNVDRKIKPLVELLLELGVPRSGIPGIIRKRPQLCGISLTDNLKPMMAYMENIGVNKAQWSKVICRFPAFLTYSRQKVEITVSYLTELGVSKENIGKILTRCPHLMSYSVNDNLRPTADYFRSIGADAASLIQKCPQAFGLNIESKLKPITEFFLQREFSIEEIGIMVNRFGIIHTLSLQENLIPKYEYFLTMGYPRYELVKFPQYFGYSLEQRIKPRYARMTGCGVRLILNQMLSVSESRFEEILQKKSGGF from the exons GCTTTACACTCTCATTTCCAGACAACATCTCATTTGCAATGCACAATCAT ATGCTGATGATTTACTGGTAGCGAGTGCCCAAAGCTCCACAACTGCTCGCTCAAGGTTACTTGCTGCAGAAAGAGAGGAAGCGAAAGCTGTGCTGTCGCTGTTCTTAAGGCAGAAAGGTTTGAGAAGTGCGGTAGCTGCACGGATCGCCAACAAATCAGATGGATTTATTGAGCACCTGAGTTCAAAGCTCCAAAGCGCTTACAGATCTCGATATGCTGAAG GAAGGGAGCTGAGTACACCTGAGATCAGAGATGCTATCCTTCCCTATCTAGAAGCTCTTTCTAAAGAACATGGGGATAATTTGGTTGAAGTGGTAGAGAACTTCCCTGATCCTTTTTCTGCAGAAAGGGAGTCCTTATCTTACACAATGATACTTACACCGACAAGCTCAAATaagcagaaggcaattgctcgagTAAGCACACCAACCTCAGGAGGAGCCCTCCCAGAGCTAGTGCTCTACCTACTGGACTACGGCATGGACCATGAGGAGATCAAGAATGTCGTGCGCAAGTTCCCAGCATTTGCGTACTACAATGTGGATCGCAAGATAAAGCCCCTGGTGGAGCTACTGCTTGAGCTTGGTGTGCCAAGGTCAGGCATACCCGGAATCATCAGGAAGAGGCCTCAGCTATGTGGAATCAGCTTGACAGATAATCTGAAACCTATGATGGCCTATATGGAGAATATTGGTGTCAACAAAGCTCAGTGGAGCAAGGTGATATGCCGGTTCCCAGCATTTCTCACGTATAGCAGGCAGAAGGTGGAGATAACTGTGAGCTACCTTACTGAACTAGGAGTTTCTAAGGAGAACATCGGCAAGATCCTCACACGATGTCCTCATCTCATGAGCTATAGTGTCAATGACAACCTCAGACCAACTGCTGACTACTTCCGGTCGATCGGCGCAGATGCTGCATCTCTTATTCAGAAATGTCCCCAGGCTTTTGGTTTGAACATAGAGTCAAAGCTGAAGCCAATCACAGAGTTTTTCCTGCAGAGGGAGTTCAGCATCGAGGAAATTGGCATTATGGTAAATAGATTTGGGATTATTCACACTCTCAGCTTGCAAGAAAATTTGATTCCCAAATATGAATATTTCCTGACGATGGGGTACCCAAGGTATGAGCTTGTGAAATTTCCGCAGTACTTCGGGTACAGCTTAGAGCAGAGGATAAAACCTCGGTATGCTCGGATGACTGGTTGTGGGGTGAGGTTGATTCTGAACCAGATGTTGTCGGTCTCTGAAAGcagatttgaggaaattcttCAAAAGAAATCAGGTGGATTTTGA
- the LOC123402031 gene encoding pre-mRNA-splicing factor ISY1 homolog — protein sequence MARNEEKAQSMLNRFITMKQEEKRKPRERRPYLASECRDLADADRWRGEILREIGVKVAEIQNEGLGEHRLRDLNDEINKLLRERSHWERRILELGGRDYSRSSNAALMTDLDGNIVAIPNPSGRGPGYRYFGAAKKLPGVRELFDKPPEVRKRRTRYEIHKRINAGYYGYYDDEDGVLEPLEGAAEKRMRDEVVTEWHRVERVRREAMKNVVSGEVAAAGGRGGEAAREVLFEEVEEEVEEERRLEEERMEREKGEEAGREFVAHVPLPDEKEIERMVLEKKKKELLSKYTSDALQSEQKEAKEMLNVQR from the coding sequence ATGGCTCGTAACGAGGAGAAGGCGCAGTCCATGCTGAACCGCTTCATCACGATGAAGCAGGAGGAGAAGCGCAAGCCCCGCGAGCGCCGGCCGTACCTCGCCTCCGAGTGCCGGGACCTCGCCGACGCCGACCGCTGGCGTGGCGAGATCCTGCGCGAGATCGGCGTCAAGGTCGCCGAGATCCAGAACGAGGGCCTCGGGGAGCACCGCCTCCGAGACCTCAACGACGAGATCAACAAGCTCCTCCGCGAGCGCAGCCATTGGGAGCGCCGCATCCTCGAGCTCGGAGGCCGCGACTACTCTCGCAGCTCCAACGCAGCCCTCATGACCGACCTCGACGGCAACATCGTTGCCATCCCCAACCCCTCCGGCAGGGGTCCGGGCTACCGCTACTTTGGTGCTGCCAAGAAGCTACCCGGCGTCCGTGAGCTATTTGACAAGCCACCTGAGGTCCGCAAACGCCGCACCCGCTACGAGATCCACAAGCGCATCAATGCCGGGTACTACGGATACTATGACGATGAGGACGGTGTGCTTGAACCCCTTGAAGGTGCTGCCGAGAAGCGCATGCGGGACGAGGTTGTCACGGAGTGGCACCGCGTGGAGCGTGTGCGGCGGGAGGCCATGAAGAATGTGGTGAGTGGCGAGGTAGCTGCAGCAGGTGGGCGTGGTGGGGAGGCTGCTAGGGAGGTGCTGttcgaggaggtggaggaggaggttgaggaggagaggaggctgGAGGAGGAGAGAAtggaaagagagaagggggaagaGGCTGGGAGGGAGTTTGTCGCACATGTGCCGCTCCCCGATGAGAAGGAGATTGAACGAATGGtgctagagaagaagaagaaggagctgctGAGCAAGTACACAAGTGATGCCCTGCAAAGCGAACAGAAGGAGGCTAAGGAGATGCTCAATGTGCAACGCTAG